The genomic region ACGCGGTGAACTGCAACGGATCACGCGTCCTGCGGAAATCGATACGCGACTCCGTGAGCTCATGCAAACAGACTGGGTGGTGTACACCAAAGCCTATCTCAACCAAGCCGAAACAGTGGTCCAGTATCTGGCCCGCTACAGTCGCAAAACCGCACTCAGTAATGGGCGGATCCGGCAGATAGACGAAGACCAAGTGCATCTGCGCTACAAGGACTACCGGGATCATGACCGCAACAAAGTCATGGTGTTGGGCGGTGAAGAACTGATTCGACGCTTCTTATGGCATATTTTGCCGATCGGGTTCATGCGCATTCGCCATTACGGCTTTCTCGCCAACCGATGCCGGCGACAAAAGCTGGCGCAAATCCGGCATACTCTGCAAGCCATAGCCGAGCAAGAGATCGTCGAGCAGGAAGTTGTAAACAGTCAGCCCGTTACCGCGCCGATCATTGAAAAACCGCAGTTATGTCCGCAATGCCAAACAGGCCGTATGATCGTCGTCGGAGAGATAGCGCCCAAGCGCATAGAGTATGGCTAAGCGATAAACCGATCGGAAGCTTAAGCCAGGAACGGCACAGCCCGTCCACAGGCGCCAAAAGGCCTGGGATACCGTGCGGCCGAGAGAAAGAAAAAACCGAAAAACTAACAAATGAAGCGAACAAAATTGAATAAATCCTTCCCTCGACGGACCTATCAGAAGCTAATCGGTCAGTTACAAACAAGACTAACGTCCATAGAAAGCCGATAAATCTTGGACAACCCTGCTCGAAAACAATACAATCCCCATTAATAAAGAAGGCGGGCTAAGCCAAACATCCAGAGCGGCTTAGTCCAACACACATTTATCTGTCATGCTTGCGCACGACAGATAAAATGCTTATTTGTTATACCGAATAACCACCATGACCATTTAATTAAATCTAAATAGCTAGCTATTTCTAATGGTACAACAAAGCGTATAGCTGTTAATGATAGTGCTAAGCCCGCCGAAGAAAGAGATAAAATAGTTTTGTCATAATTTTCATTGTTAGATAACTGTCTTTTTCTCACCTCATCTCGATAAGAATCATATAGTTCATTCGCTCTTTTCTGTTGCTCTTCAGTTCGAGGAACAACTTGATTTAAATTTTCATTTTCCGTTCCTTCTTTAACCACATTTACTCTCCCCACAATTCAAACAAGTCATGCACCCGTCCATCAACACCATCGCCTTGGTGCTGCATTTTGTGCAGAGCACGGCTTTTTCGGGGAAGGCTTGGCCATTGGATGAGCCGTGCAGAGCTTCGAATTCGCGGCGTTTTTCTTCGATCAGCTGTTTCTGGTGGTCGCTGAGACCTTCCGGTTTGATCATGCCGATGTGTTTCATGTGGGCTTCGATCGCATGGCCGATTTCGGCGACCAGGGAAGGCATGAACACACCGCCTTTTTTGAAATAGCCGCCGCGCGGGTCGAACACCGCTTTCAATTCCTCGACCAGAAACGTGGCGTCGCCGCCTTTCCGGAACACCGCCGAAATGACTCGGGTCAGCGCCAGAACCCACTGGAAGTGCTCCATGTTTTTGGAATTGATGAAGATTTCGTACGGCCGGCGTTCTTCGTGTTCGGTGCCCTGGTTCAGGATGATGTCGTTGATCGTGATGTACAACGCGTGCTCGGACTGCGGTGTCTTGATCTTATAGGTCGAGCCGACCAGGACTTCCGGACGCTCGAGGTTTTCGTGCATCTTTTCCAGATCGGCGATTTTCGCTTCGTTGGCGGCCTGTTCGGCGGCGGCTTTGACTTCGCTGGTCAGTACCTTGTAGCCGATGATTTTTTTGCTGATTTTATGTGTCATTGGGTTATCCTCGATTCTCAAAACTTGCCGTAATAGCCTTCTTTCAAGGCGTCGAACAGGTTGGCGGCGGTATGGATCTCGCCGTCGTATTCCACTTCCTCGTTGCCCTTGA from Methylosarcina fibrata AML-C10 harbors:
- a CDS encoding IS91 family transposase, whose amino-acid sequence is RGELQRITRPAEIDTRLRELMQTDWVVYTKAYLNQAETVVQYLARYSRKTALSNGRIRQIDEDQVHLRYKDYRDHDRNKVMVLGGEELIRRFLWHILPIGFMRIRHYGFLANRCRRQKLAQIRHTLQAIAEQEIVEQEVVNSQPVTAPIIEKPQLCPQCQTGRMIVVGEIAPKRIEYG
- a CDS encoding TSCPD domain-containing protein yields the protein MTHKISKKIIGYKVLTSEVKAAAEQAANEAKIADLEKMHENLERPEVLVGSTYKIKTPQSEHALYITINDIILNQGTEHEERRPYEIFINSKNMEHFQWVLALTRVISAVFRKGGDATFLVEELKAVFDPRGGYFKKGGVFMPSLVAEIGHAIEAHMKHIGMIKPEGLSDHQKQLIEEKRREFEALHGSSNGQAFPEKAVLCTKCSTKAMVLMDGCMTCLNCGESKCG